The DNA sequence CGCTCATCGACCTGCGGCGCGTCATCTTCGACCTGCGGCCGATGGCGCTGGACGAGCTGGGCGTCATCTCGGCCATCCGGCGCTACGCCCACTACGTGGCGGGCCTGGGCGGCCCGCCCGTGGAAGTGGCGGTTCACGGGCCCGAGCGGAGGTTCGACGCCCCGCTGGAGGTGGCCGTGTTCCGGGTGGTTCAGGAGGCGGTATCCAACGCCCGGCGGCACGCCGGAGCTTCCCATATCTGGGTCACCGTGGAGGTTGGCGAGGGGTTCGTGCACGTCACGGTGAAGGACGACGGACGCGGGTTTGACCCCGACGCGGCCAGGCAGCAGGCGCGGGAGAGGGGATCCATCGGGCTTTTGAGTATGGAGGAGAGAGTCAAGCTGTTCGGTGGGCGGTTTGCGGTACACTCGGCGCCCGGCCTCGGAACGCGGGTCAGCGCCCGCTTTCCCGTGGTGAAGCTGCCGGCGGAGGGAAAGGAGTCGGCCAAACCATGAGCGAGGCGCCGCAAAAGACGCCAATCCGGGTTCTGATAGCCGACGACCATGCAGTGGTAAGGGCGGGTTTGCGGCGTATCCTCGAACTCGAACCCGACATCCGGGTGGTGGGAGAGGCAGCTGACGGATGGGAGGCGGTAGAAGCGACCGAGAGGGAGGGCGTCGACGTGGTTCTGATGGATATCAGCATGCCCCGCCTCAATGGTCTCGAGGCAACCCGGATGTTGCGAACGAAAGTGCCGTCGGCTCGCGTCGTGGCCCTCACCATTCACACGGACGACCAGTACGTGGTGGAGATGGCCAGGGCGGGTGCATGGGGATACGTGCTGAAAGGCGAGGAGCCGGGAGACCTCGTCACCGCCATCCGCCGCGTGGCTGCCAACCAGGTCTACATCCCCGAAGCGCTGGTGGGAAGCCTGGTGCGGGCCCTGCGAGAGCGGGCGTCCGCAGCGGGAGCGGGGCAGGCTGCGGCCGCGTCGGCCTCCGAGCCCCGGCCGGTTCAGGCGTACGGCGCGGTGCTGCCGAGGGAGGGCGAGCCGGGCGCCCTTCTCGGTGCCCGGCCGCTGCTCACCACGCGGGAGACCGAGGTGCTCTCGCTCATCGCCCATGGCCGCACCAACCGGCAGATCGCCCAGGCGCTGGTGGTCAGCGAGAAGACCGTTAAAAACCACGTGACGAGCATCCTGCGCAAGCTGAGGCTCAAGGACCGGACGCAGGCAGCCGTGTGGGCCATCCGATCCGGGTGGGTCCCATGATGGGCCGCGGCGTCAGTCTGGGACCGGGGGCCCACGCAACTCCACAGAAAAATGAGACCGCAGTTGGATGGTGGGGCACGAAGACGCCTGGTAGGATGGCACCAGGCTGATGCGGCACAGTCGCTGAGGCCGAGGTAGGGTATGGGGCGGCTGGCTGGGGCGGCACGCTTTAAAAAAGAATAACCCCCAACCCCCGGATGCCCGGCCCGCCGCTTCCACCTAAAGAAGGACGCCGCTCGACTTCGTCGAGCGGCGTTTTTGCTCGCGGTGAGAAGTGGCGTGTCCCGTTCGTCTTGTGCGGCATACCATGGCACGGCCGCACCACATCCGACGGGTTGGGCTCAGTGAGGTCAGGAAGCGGGGAGGGATGAGCTATCCCGCAGCCGTACGACCCCGTGCAGCAGCCCGACCCGTTCTCGCAGTTGACGCCTCGGGAACGAGAAGTGCTGGCACTGATGGCCCGCGGGCTGACCAACCAGGAGATCGCGCGCAGGCTCGTGATCAGCGAGCACACGGTCAAAAACCACGTGAGCAACATCTACCGCAAGCTGGGCAGCGACGACCGGACGCGGGTCGTTCTGATGGCTATCCGGGCGGGTATCGCCAGGATGGAATGAGGCGCGACGCACCGCAGGGATCCCACGGGGCCGGCCGCGCCAGCGGGTGTTGCGTTTGCCGGGCCGCCGCCGGGGCGTCCGGCCCGTTGGGCGTCGTGTCCTGCTTTCGATAGAATGGTGCCATGAGCGTCGACCCAGGGAGGCCCCAGGCCCCGGAGCCGCATGCGCTGGAGCCCACCGAGGTGCTCCAGGGCGTGGTGCGCCGGATTACCTTTCACAATGCGGACAACCACTACGTGGTGCTGCGCCTCGAATGCGAGCCCGGGCGGCCTCCGGCCACCGTGGTGGGCTACCTGACGCCGACCCCGGCGCCCGGCGAGGAGATCCGCGCGGTGGGGAGATGGACAACCCACCCGGTCTACGGGCGGCAGTTTGAGGCCGACGCTTATCAGCCGGTCACCCCTTCCACGCGTGAGGGTATCGAAAGGCTGCTCTCGTCCGGCGTCATCAGGGGCGTGGGCCCCTCGACCGCCCGCCGCCTGGTGCAGGCATTCGGGGAACGCACGCTCGACGTCATCACGAGCCAACCCGACCGCCTCGCCTCTATTCCGGGCATCGGCGCCCGCAAGGCACGGGCCATCGCCGAGCAGTTTCGGTTGCACCGGGCGGCGCAGGAGGCGCTTTCGTTCCTCTACAGCCTGGGGCTCGGGCCCGGGCTCGCGCGGCGAATCTACCAGCGTTACGGCGGCCGCACCACCGCCGCCGTGCGCGCGAACCCCTACGAGCTGGCCTTTGAGGTGAACGGGGTGGGCTTCCGCCGGGCCGACGAGCTGGCTGCCCGGTTCGGTATCGCACCGGACTCGCCGCGGCGGCTGGAGGCAGGGCTGTGGCACGTCCTGCAGGAGGCGGTCGAGGAGGGCCACGTCTTCGTGCCGCGACCGGCCCTCTTCGAGCGGGCTCGCCGTCTTTTGGCGGGGCGCGGCGCCGGGGAGGGGTACCCTGACCGGGCGCTCGACAGCGCGCTGGCGGCGCTGGCCGAGCGGGGAAGCGTCGTGCTCGAGGGCGAGGCGGTGTACCAGAGCAGGCTCCACCGGCATGAGGTGGAACTGGCGCGCCTGTTGCGGGAGATGGGCCGCGCCGTCTCGCAGCCGTGGCTTCCCTCCCGGTTCGAACAGGAACTGGCCCTGGCGGAGCGGCAGTTTGGCACCCGCCTGGCTCCGGAGCAGCGCGAGGCGGTGCGCAAGGCCCTGGAGGCCGGTGTCCTGGTGATCACGGGCGGGCCCGGCACGGGAAAGACCACACTGGTGCGCTTCATCGTGCACCTGGGGAGCCGGGCCGGGATTACCATGGCGCTGGCAGCACCCACGGGGCGGGCGGCCCAGCGGCTGCAGGAGGCCGTCTTTGCTGGACAGGCCCCGCCGCGCGGGGTGATGGCGCCCCGCACCATCCACCGCCTGCTGGAGCCCAAGGCCGCCTCGGGTGACGACGGGCCGCGCTTTTTGCGCGGGCCGAAGGCGCCGCTGGACGCCGAGCTCGTCATCGTGGACGAGGTTTCCATGCTGGACCTGTCACTGGCTTATCACCTGGTCGCAGCGCTGCAGCCGGGCGCGCGCCTCGTCTTCGTC is a window from the Bacillota bacterium genome containing:
- a CDS encoding sensor histidine kinase; this translates as LQHNINLARAVLAGNYSGVAQKLSEWQAHYEMGRRVIAAQEEERRRLARELHDGTAQGLAGIAVELELGERLLDAGPDAARRQLQRLRSLVKETLIDLRRVIFDLRPMALDELGVISAIRRYAHYVAGLGGPPVEVAVHGPERRFDAPLEVAVFRVVQEAVSNARRHAGASHIWVTVEVGEGFVHVTVKDDGRGFDPDAARQQARERGSIGLLSMEERVKLFGGRFAVHSAPGLGTRVSARFPVVKLPAEGKESAKP
- a CDS encoding response regulator transcription factor, with the protein product MSEAPQKTPIRVLIADDHAVVRAGLRRILELEPDIRVVGEAADGWEAVEATEREGVDVVLMDISMPRLNGLEATRMLRTKVPSARVVALTIHTDDQYVVEMARAGAWGYVLKGEEPGDLVTAIRRVAANQVYIPEALVGSLVRALRERASAAGAGQAAAASASEPRPVQAYGAVLPREGEPGALLGARPLLTTRETEVLSLIAHGRTNRQIAQALVVSEKTVKNHVTSILRKLRLKDRTQAAVWAIRSGWVP
- a CDS encoding response regulator transcription factor, producing the protein MQQPDPFSQLTPREREVLALMARGLTNQEIARRLVISEHTVKNHVSNIYRKLGSDDRTRVVLMAIRAGIARME
- a CDS encoding ATP-dependent RecD-like DNA helicase; translation: MSVDPGRPQAPEPHALEPTEVLQGVVRRITFHNADNHYVVLRLECEPGRPPATVVGYLTPTPAPGEEIRAVGRWTTHPVYGRQFEADAYQPVTPSTREGIERLLSSGVIRGVGPSTARRLVQAFGERTLDVITSQPDRLASIPGIGARKARAIAEQFRLHRAAQEALSFLYSLGLGPGLARRIYQRYGGRTTAAVRANPYELAFEVNGVGFRRADELAARFGIAPDSPRRLEAGLWHVLQEAVEEGHVFVPRPALFERARRLLAGRGAGEGYPDRALDSALAALAERGSVVLEGEAVYQSRLHRHEVELARLLREMGRAVSQPWLPSRFEQELALAERQFGTRLAPEQREAVRKALEAGVLVITGGPGTGKTTLVRFIVHLGSRAGITMALAAPTGRAAQRLQEAVFAGQAPPRGVMAPRTIHRLLEPKAASGDDGPRFLRGPKAPLDAELVIVDEVSMLDLSLAYHLVAALQPGARLVFVGDVNQLPSVGPGQVLRDLIESERLPVVRLTRIFRQAAQSRIVVGAHQILAGRSIIRPTSQDAASGAAAGGSGAAAGPLTGGRLVERNNLRFFEVPEPEAAARAVQRLVAATLPQLCGFDPFQDIQVLTASHKGPAGSEALNALLQEALNPAAPAKRELRVGLRILREGDRVMQTRNDYQARLVAGGEAPTGGDGEQTGVFNGEIGRIVQAFPDERLLHVRFDDGRVVEYDDERTGELQLAYAITVHKSQGNEFPCVVMPVVWTMPALMNRHLLYTALTRGKRLVVLVGDRRAVNAYIRNASVGIRFSGLARRLQSA